The following proteins come from a genomic window of Lolium rigidum isolate FL_2022 chromosome 5, APGP_CSIRO_Lrig_0.1, whole genome shotgun sequence:
- the LOC124653147 gene encoding uncharacterized protein LOC124653147, with product MDDLKQILARPIQLSDQVIKTADEAYTFRQECTDLKSKVERLAALLRQAARADLYERPARRIFDDTEKALDKALALVDKCRAHGLVRRVFTIIPAGSFKKMSNQLDNSTGDLSWLLRVSASTSSNPDDFDDAHIGLPPIAQNEPILFLIWEQIAVLYTGDLDARADAAASLVSLARDSDRYSKLIIEEDGVPPLLRLVKEGRPEGQESAALAIGLLGRDPECVEQIVLAGACAAFAKVLKDGPMKVQAMVAWAVSELAANHPKCQDAFAQHNVIRLLVGHLAFETVQEHSKYAVTSKLSIHSVVMDKKNINGGAVPDLLSAGAGSQSKTEMHSLVMQSTMATTSNNLTKSIGSNGGSTGSKQHNSTSLSGSAARGRDLEDPETKAYMKANAAKALWQLAKGNAAICKSITESRALLCFAVLLEKGEGEVQYNSAMALMEICAVAEQNSDLRRSAFKPTSPAARAVVDQLLRVVDKADYDDLLVPCIVSLGCLSRTFRATETRIIAPLVKLLDEREADVSREAAMALTKFACTDNYLRVDHSKAIIEAGGAKHLVQLVYFGEQAVQLAALTLVCYIAQSVPDSEELAQAEILTVLEWASKQAYMMQDPTIETLLPEAKIRLELYQSRGAKAYY from the coding sequence ATGGACGACCTCAAGCAGATCCTGGCGCGCCCGATCCAGCTCTCCGACCAAGTAATCAAGACCGCCGACGAGGCCTACACCTTCCGACAAGAGTGCACGGACCTCAAATCCAAGGTCGAGcgcctcgccgccctcctccgccaAGCGGCCCGCGCGGACCTCTACGAGCGCCCAGCCCGCCGCATCTTCGACGACACGGAAAAAGCCCTCGACAAGGCCCTCGCCCTCGTCGACAAGTGCCGCGCGCACGGCCTAGTCCGCCGCGTCTTCACCATCATCCCGGCGGGGTCCTTCAAAAAGATGTCCAACCAGCTCGACAACTCCACGGGGGACCTCTCCTGGCTGCTTCGCgtgtccgcctccacctcctccaaccccgacgacttcgacgacgcgcaCATCGGGCtgccccccatcgcgcagaacgagCCCATCCTCTTCCTCATCTGGGAGCAGATCGCCGTCCTCTACACCGGCGACCTCGACGcgcgcgccgacgccgccgccagccTCGTGTCGCTCGCCCGCGACTCGGACCGCTACTCCAAGCTCATCATCGAGGAGGACGGGGTGCCGCCGCTGCTCAGGCTCGTCAAGGAGGGCCGCCCCGAGGGGCAGGAGAGCGCGGCCCTCGCCATCGGCCTCCTCGGCCGCGACCCCGAGTGCGTCGAGCAGATCGTGCTGGCGGGGGCGTGTGCGGCGTTTGCGAAGGTGCTCAAGGACGGGCCCATGAAGGTCCAGGCCATGGTGGCCTGGGCTGTCTCTGAGCTCGCTGCTAACCACCCCAAGTGCCAGGACGCCTTCGCGCAGCACAACGTCATTCGCTTGCTCGTCGGGCACCTCGCGTTCGAGACCGTCCAGGAGCACTCCAAGTACGCCGTCACATCCAAGTTGTCCATACATTCCGTCGTCATGGACAAGAAGAACATCAACGGCGGTGCTGTGCCGGACTTGCTCTCTGCCGGCGCTGGCTCCCAGAGCAAGACCGAGATGCACAGCCTCGTGATGCAGTCCACCATGGCCACGACATCGAACAACCTCACCAAGAGCATCGGCAGCAACGGCGGATCCACCGGATCCAAGCAGCACAACTCCACCTCGCTCTCCGGATCCGCCGCCAGGGGCAGGGACCTGGAGGACCCGGAGACGAAAGCCTACATGAAGGCCAACGCCGCGAAAGCCCTCTGGCAGCTCGCCAAGGGCAACGCGGCCATCTGCAAGAGCATCACCGAGTCGCGGGCGCTGCTCTGCTTCGCCGTCCTCCTCGAGAAGGGCGAGGGCGAGGTGCAGTACAACTCCGCCATGGCGCTCATGGAGATCTGCGCCGTCGCCGAGCAGAACTCCGACCTGCGCCGCTCCGCCTTCAAGCCCACCTCGCCCGCCGCGCGCGCCGTCGTCGACCAGCTCCTTCGCGTCGTCGACAAGGCCGACTACGACGACCTGCTCGTCCCCTGCATCGTCTCGCTCGGCTGCCTCTCCAGGACCTTCCGCGCCACCGAGACCCGGATCATCGCGCCGCTCGTCAAACTCCTCGACGAGCGGGAGGCCGACGTCTCCCGGGAGGCCGCCATGGCGCTCACCAAGTTCGCCTGCACCGACAACTACCTGCGCGTCGACCATTCCAAGGCCATCATCGAGGCCGGCGGCGCAAAGCATCTTGTTCAGCTCGTCTACTTCGGGGAGCAGGCGGTGCAGCTCGCCGCGCTCACCCTTGTGTGCTACATTGCGCAAAGCGTCCCTGACAGCGAGGAGCTGGCGCAGGCGGAGATCCTCACCGTGCTCGAATGGGCATCCAAGCAGGCCTACATGATGCAGGACCCGACCATCGAGACCTTGTTGCCGGAGGCCAAGATCAGGCTCGAGCTCTACCAGTCCAGAGGCGCGAAAGCCTACTACTAG